The stretch of DNA TGATATAGGTGCGACCGGGGGCGAGTTCCACCTCAAGATGCACCTCGGTGGTGCGAATCTTCCCGTTGTGGAGCAGACAGCCGACGTCGGTTCCAGGCGCAATGAAAGGCGCAACGGGATAGCTCAGCGGCTCGAAGAAGAGGGCTCCGGCGGCTTCATTCTCCTCGGTTTTCAGGCTCAAGATGGTTTTGAGCCCCCAGTCTTCCTCGCGTTCGAAGGTGAGCTGCTGCCGATTGTAAAACATCATCTTGTCTACCTTGGTCCACTTCAGAGCGGTGAAGACGTTATCTTTGTCGGTGCGCATAAACTTGTCGGAGGGCGACATCACGTCGTAGGTGGACGAGAAGGAGAGCGTGCGGCGAGGAAACTCGCGCGGTAGATATTCTTTCTTGTTGAACGAGTAGATGGCTTCGGCCCGATAATAATTCTTCTTGCTACCCCAGCCGCGGGCGATGTAGCCGGAGGCAAACCAGTGTTTGTTGAGATGGGCGGTGGTTTGTGCACTGAGGCGGGTGCGTAGTCCGTCGATGAAGTTTTGGGTGATCATCGTGTTGATGGGCCCGATGTCCACCCGGCTGGGATGCTCTTTGGAGCCGGTCTCGACGAAATTCTCGATCAGTGCCTTCGCTCCGAAGAGGATATACTTAAAACCTTTGATCTGTTGGATGCGGCGCACGAATTCATCCATCGACGATTCGCTCTTGGTGAGTTCCACCGCTCGGTATCGTTTCCAAAAATCTTCGTTGCGCATCAAGGCGTCGGCCTCGTGTCGTTCTTTGGCCCGACCTTTGAAGAGGCGGGCGGGCAGAGGCTCGAAAGTGTAATCGTCGAGGCGTGTGGTACGGATGACGATGCACTTCGAAAAGAGTTTGTTCACTTTCAGTTCCACTACCATGTCGTCTGTGCTCAGAGCCCATTCGCCGTTAGGCAGACGAGTGTAGGCTTGTTGTACCTGAAGGTTCTCTATGAAGTTGACATTACTGCGGGTGGGGATGGTGAGATGGCAGCGTTTGACGTGTAGAGAGGAATCGGCCAGAATGTAGAGTTCGCCGCGGAAACCGAAGTCTTGCTGATTATTGGGCAGAAATTGGAGGTGATAGCACAGATCGCGGTCTACGAGAACGGTGTCTTCGATGTAATAGCGATAGAAGCTGATGGCTCCATTGCCTATCGGACTGGTGATGGTATGTTGCAGCAGTCGCACCTGGTCGTCGTAGATGTCGATGTCGGTAAAGACGTCTTTGAGCAACGTGTTGAGCATATCGCCCGTCTCGATAAGCTGGTTGATACCCGTACTGCTTTGTCCGGTGATGATATTTTTCTCGCTTCGCGGATTTTTTCGATAGAGATGTTGTGTCACCGTTTCGTCTACCGACACGGGCAAGATGAGTTTGTCGTTGTAGGGGCAGACTTCCACGTGGTCGAGCATCCACCGTCGCTTACCGATGAAGCCGCTGTCGAGTTGTGCCGGTGTGAGGTCGTTGAGGGCGAGGGTCAGTTTTTGATACTTGGTGTATTGGTAAAAGTCATGATTGTCGAGCCGAGTGCGTTTCTTGGCGGCGATGACGCGCTTCATGAGTTCTACGGCCGGGTTGTTTTTGCGGGAATACCGACTACGTTTTTCCCGCACCACCACCTCGGCAATCTGTCGTGTGTCGGGTCTGAGCCGAATATTGAGCACGGAGGGTGTACCCGATTTCACGGCAATGGTTTTGGGTTGATAACCCACGGCACTGATGGTGAGTGTCCATCCCTCGCGTCGTGGGATGCGGAAGTACCCCTGTGTGTTGCCCGAGACGGCTATGCCATGGCCTTTGTAGGCAATACTGGGCAGCGAGAGAGTGTCGCCGGTGATGGCGTTGGTCACCACGCCCGTTATCACCGCCTGTGGTGGAGCGGTAGAGAAGTCTTGTGCTGCGACGGGCAGCATGAGTATGGAGATCAGTGTTGTGAGGAGGAATCTAATCATTCTTTTGTTACCTGTTGTCAATCTGTGAAATTCGGTTGTTTTTTACTCGCTTTCGAACGGTTTGAACCGTCTGCTGAAATATTTTATGGCGTGAGAAATGCTCCGAGGAGGGGAAATATTTTATTTTCTCGCTGCTGAACTCTCCGTGACGGAAAAATATTTTATTTTTTCTCCATTGGGCTCTCCGCGACGATAAAATAATCTATTTTCAAGCCGCAGAACCTTTCGTAGCGGGAAAATAATTTATTTTTTCACCGCTGGGCTCTCCGTGATGGAAAAATATTTTATGTCGGCGTAACTGGCGTTTGATGCCCTCCGATGATTGATCGGGAAGGTTTTACCGGAGGGTTATGAGCCTTAGAGCGGAGGCTTTCTTAAAGGAGAAGTCGGGATCGAGGCTGACATGAGGGGTAGAAGCTGATCCAAACGGTCGATGATGACATGGGGTAGTGTCGAGTCGACCGTCTCTTCTGTCCATCCCTCGCCCTTGAACCAGACTGTGCGGCAGCCCACTTCCCGAGCCGGAAGAATGTCTTTCTCGAAACTGTCGCCCACCACCAGCACTTCATCGGCTTTGAATCCCAAGGCCTCGACGCCTAAGGAAAAGATGCGCGGGTCGGGTTTTCGAACACCGACCACGGCCGACTCGATAACGTTCTGGAAAAGATGGTCGAGCCCCATCTCGCTCAACACCCGAGTCAAATTACCGTAGAAGTTGCTCACCAGCACCAGTGGGCGGTCTTGTCCGAGCCTTTCCAGGATGCGACGACTCTGCGTCGTGGTTTCCTTTACCTTTTTATAGAGACGGTCGAGCACGGCTCGGTGTTTTCTCTCCAGCTCTTCATCATCGGGAAGCCAGGCCCCTATGCGGCGCAATTCTTCCATCTGCAATTGCAGTTTGAGGGCAAGCGTCTGCCGAAAACTAAAGTCGGGCTTGATGAGGGGC from Prevotella sp. oral taxon 475 encodes:
- a CDS encoding DUF5686 and carboxypeptidase-like regulatory domain-containing protein — encoded protein: MLPVAAQDFSTAPPQAVITGVVTNAITGDTLSLPSIAYKGHGIAVSGNTQGYFRIPRREGWTLTISAVGYQPKTIAVKSGTPSVLNIRLRPDTRQIAEVVVREKRSRYSRKNNPAVELMKRVIAAKKRTRLDNHDFYQYTKYQKLTLALNDLTPAQLDSGFIGKRRWMLDHVEVCPYNDKLILPVSVDETVTQHLYRKNPRSEKNIITGQSSTGINQLIETGDMLNTLLKDVFTDIDIYDDQVRLLQHTITSPIGNGAISFYRYYIEDTVLVDRDLCYHLQFLPNNQQDFGFRGELYILADSSLHVKRCHLTIPTRSNVNFIENLQVQQAYTRLPNGEWALSTDDMVVELKVNKLFSKCIVIRTTRLDDYTFEPLPARLFKGRAKERHEADALMRNEDFWKRYRAVELTKSESSMDEFVRRIQQIKGFKYILFGAKALIENFVETGSKEHPSRVDIGPINTMITQNFIDGLRTRLSAQTTAHLNKHWFASGYIARGWGSKKNYYRAEAIYSFNKKEYLPREFPRRTLSFSSTYDVMSPSDKFMRTDKDNVFTALKWTKVDKMMFYNRQQLTFEREEDWGLKTILSLKTEENEAAGALFFEPLSYPVAPFIAPGTDVGCLLHNGKIRTTEVHLEVELAPGRTYINTKQRRLPINLDAPVFTLSHTLGIKGFLGGDYRYNLTEVGLYKRFWMSSWGKIDVRLNAGAQWNRVPFLLLIMPAANLSYIKQKGTFSLMNNMEFLNDRYASFDLSWDMNGKIFNRVPLLRKLKWREFIGVKGLWGTLTSKNNPTLAENAGSTLLMYFPEGTYVMNPRRPYLEAVAGVHNIFKVFHVEYVHRINYNHLPTAHKHGVRIMFRMTF
- a CDS encoding HAD family hydrolase produces the protein MQPITKENSLADIRGLIFDYGGTLDTSGRHWARVMEQAYRDENIPANEDSFRQAYIHAERTLGRTPLIKPDFSFRQTLALKLQLQMEELRRIGAWLPDDEELERKHRAVLDRLYKKVKETTTQSRRILERLGQDRPLVLVSNFYGNLTRVLSEMGLDHLFQNVIESAVVGVRKPDPRIFSLGVEALGFKADEVLVVGDSFEKDILPAREVGCRTVWFKGEGWTEETVDSTLPHVIIDRLDQLLPLMSASIPTSPLRKPPL